A single window of Acanthopagrus latus isolate v.2019 chromosome 1, fAcaLat1.1, whole genome shotgun sequence DNA harbors:
- the ier2b gene encoding immediate early response 2b — MSATAAMEVNAEARRILAVSISKLYASRTQRGGLRLHRSLLLSMVMRSARDIYHSSRESEGPAGAQPASEEPMDTTPNPEEQPGLPEPEPQPALNSTEPAQEEPDSSEEDSDTEITEDKENLSPARQSRKRRGKASAAPDFLPSKRARLEPGEERYAAPLGSCRAGAGDTLSALSLNRVIPAF, encoded by the coding sequence atGAGTGCCACAGCCGCCATGGAAGTCAACGCCGAAGCCAGACGGATCCTGGCCGTGTCGATAAGCAAGCTGTACGCCTCCAGGACCcagagaggaggactgagacTCCACCGGAGCCTTCTGCTCTCCATGGTCATGAGGTCTGCCCGGGACATCTACCACTCCTCCCGGGAGAGCGAGGGGCCAGCCGGCGCGCAGCCAGCATCGGAGGAGCCGATGGACACCACCCCCAACCCCGAGGAACAACCCGGGCTGCCCGAGCCTGAGCCCCAGCCGGCTCTGAACTCTACCGAGCCAGCCCAAGAGGAGCCGGACAGCTCGGAGGAGGACAGTGACACTGAAAtcacagaggacaaagagaacTTGAGCCCGGCGAGGCAGTCCAGGAAGCGCCGGGGCAAGGCGTCGGCGGCGCCTGACTTCCTTCCCAGCAAGAGGGCGAGGCTGGAGCCCGGGGAGGAGAGGTATGCGGCCCCGCTGGGCAGCTGTCGAGCGGGGGCCGGGGACACCCTGAGCGCTTTGTCTCTAAATCGGGTTATACCTGCCTTCTGA